tatgtatataatcattctaaataaacatatatataaacaaatgaCATATGCATTCATTCATACATATTAACAATGCTGTGTAATGTATACTGAGGTTTAAATTGTATGGCTCTTTCAGTTCTGAAAGTCTTTACTGTGTGGGTTCTGAAAAAGAAAGCCTGCGAGGTGAACAAGTTTTACTGAccatgtttgcattttcctACTCCATATTGCATCCTTACCAAGCGATATTACAAACACCCTGATTCTTTGTTGTGGCATGTCTCCCCTAAAAGGCCAATGTTTGTGTCCAAACGAATCAAGTGTGTACACCTATAATTAGGATAGCATCATAGTGCATCTGTAAAAGATTAATTACTGTTGCATTAACATAACCCCCTATCTTCTGCATGATAACCACAATTAATTGTCCTTATCCAGGTCTGGCATGGGTCGTCACTGCTTCTACGTTTACTATGATACGGAACAGTATTTCCATGACTTGCATGGGCTGTCCTATAAAGGCGAGTCAGTGAAGCAGAAGTTCATTGAGTTGAAATGGGGAACACACTTGAGAAAAATGCACCGGAAGATAATGGAAGCTCTACGGTTGGACAAGGAGTCACATAAGATATCCACTGTGTACCGTGCCCCCCAGATACTTGTGAGTACTCAGGTTGTCTACAACTCAAATCCGTTGGGTTGCGATGCTGACGTGGACATGATGTGGGCAGTGATTAAGCGGACCCCCCAGTTCATAGCGTCCGACTTGTATGTAACTGTTGAGGCTGTTGGGTTCCATGGTAGTGCAAGTTCACAGCATGCCAGTGGGGTGGAAGAGCCACACTCATTGTCGGTTGACGTGCATCCTCCCTTTGCCTATGCCACGCCTTTCTCCTACAATAATCAACCATGTAGTGCGGTTGATCATTTGGACAACACCAAAGTGGTGGGCGCCACCAATACACATGATCTGGGAGGGTCTACTCACACATATGAGCATGTCCAAGCTGATATGGACGGGGAAATTGATATTGATGCCAGCCGAGATGTGTATGAAGAGTTCATTGATACAGATGGACCAGTGGACGACGCGGAGGTCTTAGATGTACCACTGATCGAAAATAACGTGGAGGATTGCCTTACAATAGTTCCTATCCCAGAATGGTTCACATCAAACACATGGGACAATATTAATGACCCATCACCTGCATTGGGTACAGGACATCTTACAAGTTGGCATAAAGGTGACCACCCAGCAAGGGGGATGCTATTCAAGAATAAAGCCTCTGTTCAATATGTGTTGACCCTCTACTCTGTGGAGCATAATATGCAATACAAGGTCATCAAGTCTGACACCAATAGGCTGGTAGTGCGGTGTAAGAATGAGGCATGTCTGTGGTCAATTCAGGTCAATTGCAGCAAGAAGCACAGGATGTGGGTTATCAATACATGTAAGGGTCCCCATAGTTGCTCATCCCTCCAGCTACCAACTGATGGCCGGATGATGGATTCAAAGTTCATCTCCATTGCACTTGAGAAGTATGTACGGGAAGACCTAACCCGAAAGGTAAGGGACTTGCGTAGTATGTTGCATGCAAGGCATGGGAATGATGTAACTATGTACAAGGTTTGGGAAGCCAAACAGAAGGCAGTTGCACGTATTTACGGGGATTTTGACAAGTCGTACGCAGAATTGCCACGATTTCTAGCTGCATTGTCTGATGCAAATCTGGATACTGTGACCACATTAAAGTGTGACCCCCATGTCCCGGGGACTTGTATATTCAACTCCGCGTTTTGGGCTTTCGGTCCGTGTATTAGAGGGTTCAGGCATTGCAGGCCGGTGATAAGCATAGATGCAACGCACCTCTATGGCAAGTACAAAGGAAAGCTGTTGATAGCAATGGCAATAGATGGTAACAACGAGGTTTATCCACTCGCATTTGCCGTTGTCGAAAGCGAGAGCATGGAGACATGGGGATGGTTCTTGGCATGCCTGTTGACCTATGTTACAGACCGCACCAATTTGTGTATAATATCCGACAGGCATCGTGGGATACAATCATGCTTCGATGACACCACTAGGGGCTACTTGCAACCACCCTTAACCCATCACCGGTATTGCCTCCGCCATTTAGTAAGCAATGTTAACACTAACTTCAATAGTGTGCCGTTGAAGAACTTGGTATGGAACGCAGCAACTGCGAATCAAGTTAGGAAGTTTGAGAACACCATGGATTGCATCAAGAATGTCAACCCGGCTGCGTACGACTATCTTAAGGAGGTAAATCAAGAAAAGTGGACACTTGTACATGACTATGGGCACCGATATGGGACAATGACAACCAACCTGTCAGAGTGCTTCAATGGGGTACTTAAGGGCGCACGTAGCTTGCCCATAACTGCAATGGTGAAGTTTACATTTTACAAGGTGAACTCATACTTTGACGAACGTCGAAACAAAACCCTAGAGAAGTTGGAAGAGGGGCAAGTGTGGTGCAAATATGCCTATGACAAGTTCGAGGAAAATCAAGAGAAGGCGAAGCTCCATATTGTTAGAAGGATGAGTGCGCAACAACGGTTATATACAGTGGAGACACAGTCTTCACTATTGAACATTGGCGGGGGAGATCACACCCATAGGGTTTCCCTCACAGACATGACATGCACGTGCGGCAAATGGGAAGCAAACAAGATCCCTTGTTCCCACTTGATAGCAGTTTGTGCCAAACACAACCATGATGCCACTGAGTATATGGATCATTTCTACCGCCTTGAAGAACGGTATCACAGCTATGAGCCTATATTCCAACCACTAAAAGATAGCTTAGAATGGCCGGAGCCAGCAGAAAGGAGAACCGTGATGCCAAACCAGCGGTTGATCCGTGAGAAAGGTCGGCCAAAGTCCACGAGAATCCGTAATGAGATGGATGACGAGGATAGGGAGTTGCCAACCTCATTGTGGATTGAGAATGGACCAAAGTTGAAGTGTGGGTTGTGTCACCAAGAGGGTCATAACCGTCGTACATGTCCAACTCGAAATGTGGCTTCAACAAGCCATGGTGCTATGTAGCAGGTAACAATTACAAATCATAGTAACAAGGGGGTATCATAAGTTATTCTTCTTTACATGTTTAGATATTACATTATATGAGTTATAATTAAGATGTGGGCAGTAATTTGTAGATCGGAACCATGATAGTAATACCATTGTATCAAATGTAGCTCCACTTTGGGCAATCTTGTGATTACTTCTTCCAGTAGTTGCAGTTAGTCTTAACTCCTACATATTACCATTCCAAGTCTTTTGTCCCAGTTTTGGTGTTCTTTCAATCTTATTGTTTGTGGTGTACATATTCTAGTATTCATGAGGTCTCTATTTCCCTAACTGTATATGTTTTGCTGCAGATTTGTAATTGTTGCCAAGGTGTAACTGTAGATGCTCCTCATTTAAGCAGGCAAGCCTGAATGCTCTTCTATATTTgtcaattcaatttattaattaccATGGGTTGTATACTAATTTCTGTGTTGGCTACTCCTCAGAAAGGAGGCAACTTCTgaagagaacaaaaagaaggtGTCACTCAAATGCTATGACTCCATGTTTGCCTAAAACCATTGTTGGCGGATGCTGTCCAAGTTTCAACTTACAATTGTGAAGAATGTTTAAAATGCATAaattgaactttttatttttgtacatcAACTGATTTAAATGCATAGAGGCTCTTTACTTACAAATAAGCTTGTAtatatggatgatttttttattcgcGTAATGCAAATGGGGGAATGTTACTGATGGATGTGGTTGGTTATGATTTGTATGGATGACTTGTTGTTCACAGCATGGTTGTCAGCAGGTCCACTTTTACTATGAATAAGCACGATATTGAATGGGTGTGAACAGTGCAAGTCGCAAGCAAAACCACAAGTAGAAAGGTTATACTaaatgaaactcgattttccaGTTAACGAGTTACGTTGCAGTCCATTTTCAATCCCCTTCGACTGTATCCATTCTCAATTCTCAAGTATCTGGGTTACTCGATTTCTCTAGATCCGAGTTACGTTCAACATAACTCGATTTATAGGGTACCGAGTTACGTTGGAGAGCACTCTACATAgctagattcctcttggactgtaTCTGGACCGGTCCAAATAGCTGGACTGGGTGTTTGAGCCCAGTCAAGGTAACTCGATTTCCTTATAACCGAGATACGTTGAAGACCATTGTCTacacttagattcctcttggactacCTCTGGACCAGTCCAATTATCTGGGCTGGGTGGGGAAGCCCGGTCAACGTAACTCGATTTAGTCATTAACGAGTTATGTTGAGAAGAACTCGATATATCTAGAATCGAGATACGTTGAAGACCATTTTCTacacttagattcctcttggactgcctctgGACCAGTCCAATTATCTGGGCTGGGTCAGGAAGCCCAGTCAACGTAACTCGATTTAGTTATTACCGAGTTATGTTGAAAGGAACTCGATATCTATAGCATCGAGATACGTTGACCACCATTGTCTacacttagattcctcttggactgcctctgGGCCAGTCCAATTATCTGGGCTGGGTGGGGAAGCCCGGTCACCGTAACTCGAGTTACTCATTACCGAGTTATGTTGAGAGGAACTCGACATCTGTAACATCGAGATACGTTGAAGACCATTTTCTACAtgtagattcctcttggactgcctctgGACCAGTCCAATTATCTGGGCTGGGTCAGGAAGCCCAGTCAACGTAACTCGATTTACGTATTACCGAGTTACGTTCAGAAGAACTCGATTTCTCTAGCTTCGAGATACGTGGAAGACGTTGTCTACagttagattcctcttggactgcctcaGGACCAGTCCAATTATCTTAACTCAATTTTTGTATAAGCGAGTTATTCGCATGTAACTCGATTTCTCTAGTATCGAGTAATTCTACTTTAACCTGATGTTCAGGATATCGAGTTACTTCCAAACCACCACACACAACATGGATTCCTCTGAGATACACTGCGCAGAGCATGGACTCCTTTTAGTGCCAGTacacataactcgatttcataATAATCGGGTTATGTGTATGACCAAGCCACTATTTAGTGCTCAAACGTACGAAGCAGCAACTGTTCAACTTCTTCTCAGCGAAAGTTTGGAGAACCAGAACAATGGCTTCTCAATGGCGGAGAGACAACGACGATGGTCCTGCTGATCGGTCCCCACACTTTTTCAAGATTATTCTGCCGAATGCTGTTCAAGAAGGAAAGCTTGTAAGTATGCTCAAATTTATAAACTAGATTCCTCTGAAAATCATATGCTAATACACTTCGTacacttcatcttctttatttgtgattcttgaaaaaatgtatatttgttACATGTAGtcagaaaaattttcattttgcaaTACGTAGGTTACACTTTAAGAAGAACACAGTCACATAACAGAGTACTTTTGCATCGAACACttttatatgaacaaaaaatgaaacagGGATAAGTGCATGGTAGAGattgaggaaaaataaatacagAGCAAGAGCAGATggcatttttttgaaaatgtgataGGGCTTATAGGGTCACCACAGATGTATAACTCAATTTAAACTGTGAAACTGTGTCCTGGGATCAAACTAGGATAATGAAATCGTTCActctttttatcatttgttttttagaGTTCACAAACTTATGAAGTGGCTAAGTGGCAAAAATTACTACGTCTAAATCCAAATCCTGCCCATAAACAAAAGTGGGTCATCTTCAATGTTTCCCCAAcaccccaaaaccaaatcacagacacattatcaaaatacaacatttccccaaaattttttacatttcaacAACAACAGAGAAATGTAAAATGTTGACAGCTGTTGATGGTTATTTTGGTTATAAGATTAGGTTGTataatttggtttcaaaatTCATAAGATTTGTTACTGTTATAGCTATTAAATATAATGTCAATGTTGCaggattacattttattttgtttgattttcttttcttttttgtgtgggggtggggggctGTAACTAAGAAGTATTCTGCCATcattcaaacttttattttctagcATTGTGTATAAGGATTGATTGCATGTGTTTATTTCCCTAGCCTGCATTTATGTTATGGAGATTCTTTTTACAGCGGATTCCAGATAAGTTCGTGCAGAAATTTGGAGTGGACCTGTCAGATATGGCCTTTCTCACTATTCCAAATGGTAGAAAATGGAAAGTCAAGTTGACACAACATGCTGGGGGGGTTTGGTTTCAAAATGGTTGGTCCGAATTTGCAAGCTCTCATGGTGTAGCCGTGGGGCACTTGCTGGTTTtcaaatatgaaggaaattcacAGTTTCATGTACTCATATTTGATGCCACTGCAACAGAAATAGACTATACTTTAGACGACGAACTCCAAGTTCATAGGATCGAAGATGATGAGAGTGATGACAGCTCTGTTGAAATCATCAAACACTTTTATAGGGGAGAGGGTTCAGGTTTGAATGTTACACTTTTGTAAGCAACTGGTTGATTTGTTTAGCTTCTGCTCTATTAATTTTATGTGCATGACTTCgtattttcaacttctttcagGATCAGCCCATCCTAAGAAAGACGGTGGTGTAGCTAAAAATCTTGTTATAGCCAATGCTTTTAAATCAGAAAATCCCCTTTTCACTGTTATCATGCGTCCATCCTACGTTAATGGCAAGGATCGTGCGGTAAGCTTTTAGCTTCactaaaatggaatatttttgtaatttagaaaTGCAACTCCCATTAACTATCATTTTTCATAGATCAATTAGAAAGATTGTCACACTAGATACTTGTGGCTGGACATTTTGTTGGTaatgattttttcttatttgtgtttttaggtGAAAAGATGTAGATCAATTAGATACTTGTTGCTGgaatatatttgttaaatatctATTATTGTTCCTTGTACAGAGTTTACCCCAAGACATTATCAACTACTTACCAAGAGACGGGTTTACCAAGGACTACACCAAAGCAAGTATACTCCCTGTCAAGCTCCAGATTGTGGACCGATTATGGCCTGTGAAGCTATACATTTATGAACGAAGTGGGGGTTCATCATGTGTCGTATCAGCTGGTTGGTCTGCATTTGTGAGGGAAAATAGTTTGCAAGTAGGAGATGTTTGCGTATTTGAGCTGATTATGAGGGACGGTGTTGTGTTAAACGTCCACATTTTCAAGTGCCAAGACTAAGTGGTTAGGGTGGATGCAAAGTGATGATAATATTATGTGATGTTTAGAGTGTGTTTACTTTGCAACTTTACTATTCATCCCTATTTTGTTCATCCCAGTTTGCAACTTTATTGATTGGGTACTTTTGTGATGTTTAGAGTTTCActcttggaaaatttttaattactatgatgaactttcatatatattttaaaatgaatgtgATGCTGTATTTTTTTCTGCgcttttgtttggattttggccTTTTTGTATGTCattcaattatattacattGAATGGCGActcttggattttattttaggggggTCAACATTGTTATTGCTATAGGATTTTGTTCTTTTCAGATGACATTGTTGTATGTTTTGTATATATTGTAACACTTTAATACAATAACACCATGTGCAATAATTTTTAGtcattatttttgatgtttgcaaatttagatgtttaaaaaataagtgagaagTTAATCCATCAATTGTGTCAGTCAATATAATGTGGCAAATTGAAAAGCTTGAtagctaaattttcaaaatttcacttgGTAGCAATTTTTCAAATGTTATAGATGAAGTTGGAACTTCTTGTAAACTGCAAGGACTAAAATAGGTACTGTTTTATTCAATGAACTTGATGAATCGTTgctcaaagaaaaatatcattgttTCCTGAAAAATCTTTGTATCTTACAAATGAATAACACAAAATACTGGTGAAATATGTACCAATATGCTATTTGCAGCCAAATTTTCCACGGCTCCTTTGCCAGCTAAAAAACCACGACCAAGAGGACTGTATGGAACTATTCCAATGCCAAGCTCCCTGCATgtacaaaaacattaaaattcgAGAGAGCATACTCATGCTTCTggataagataattaaattatattgaaatcaaatctacacaaaatggatgatatttttttttttttgttgcagtaGTCCTTCAAAAGAACAGTAGTGTTGCAAACGCAAGGATGAATAtaaggggaaaataaaaaaggagagagatttAGGATACACGGAAGCATTCAAGACaccaaaatttatagaaaaacaTCATCTTTGAACTAAACAAACCTGCAAACAACATCTGTCAGATTCCTATCATAACTGCTGCCATTAACTGCTTATGAAAGTGGGTCATCCACACGGCATAAATGCAAGTAATTCTATCATTGTCATAAGGAATCATGAGTCTGGATTATTTCTAAATCCATTTTCTCAagaaattttcatgaaaatgaaattttcatgaaaacTGTGAAACttacattttattgaaaatcaTACCactaaaaaagaagtaaataaaaaatattaaataaaaaggctCCGCATGATTTTTGGAACAACTTAGAAGACTACTTGTAGCAGTCCCAAAATGGCAGAATGATGACACTAGAATTTAGGGCAGCCCTACAAATTTCTTATTGAAGGCAGGTAATGCTTACATCACATCACAAAAATAATCATGAACGGCAATTCTTTATGTTAGCTTCAGCGCAATACCTTCACCATATTGTACAAGGAAATTGAGGATCAGACACATGAATTGAGGTATCATAATTAACAAGCCCAGTCAACTTGTTATTGTCAATACCACACTAAATTAATGTTGAGAAATGATTACACCTAACAGGAAGATTATGGGAGAAGAGGTCTATGGGTGAGACCAGTGAAAATAACTCAAGTTCTACAAAATTGAGTAACTCTGCAAATAACTCGCTTTATGATGTATCCATTTATATGCAAGCCATTACACACAGAAATTGCATTCTTGAGATATTCTACTgcaaataactcgattttaccGGAGTTCGGTTTTGTGCGAGGTAGCCATATACAGTTGGATTCCTCTTGGGCTGcatctggaccagtccaaatatATGGGCTGGGTGGGTGCATGTGTACAACGTAACTCGATTTTCCAAATCTCGAGGAATTTGAATTCTTGTGATTGTCCACTGCACAGAACTCGATTCAAGTAGAATCGAGTATTGTGGCAGGCCTACCTTTAAACTTCGATTCGTCTTGGACTGcatctggaccagtccaaatatcTGGGGGCCCAGAAAAATAACTCGAGTTATGTATAATCGAGTTATTTGAAATTAACTCGTTGTCTGCAACATCGAGTTATGAGAAAGCCATTCCACCATTAACTGGATTCTTGTTATTTGTGctacacataactcgatttacGGACAGTCAGTTTATGTGCAAGCCCTTGTGCTGAAAATTtgattgcatgtaactcgatttcctgaaaatcgagttatatggaCATTACAATCTATTACCCATTTTTATTAACTCTTCCCCAGTTCTGCAGAACTTGCAGCTGTCCGAAATTACATCTTCGATTGCTCTCGCTTCATCCGGCTAGAACCCACAATTTCCCGCGCAAATTCGTCGAGGATTTTACATAGTAAGACTCTTTTAACGGTTGCTGTCTTTGAAATTACACATTGTTGGTGcattattctcaaattttgcattttgatgcTTCACACTTCTATGTCTATGTCTATGAAGattgtgatgaaattgggtaTTTGGCTAGTCAAATGCATTGTTGTTAGTAAGGTTGTCTATGTCATAGGTTGTCTTCCTTCCACAAAATGAACTTGCCAGTGGCTCCATATGTGTGTGGTATAGATATATGCTGGTTGTATGTCTGAACTGTACATTgtgcaatttattttctgttttttgtagAAGCTGGTGAAACTTACTACATGTAGCTACGAATTTCGAAAATATGTCAGTTCCTAAATCCACTTGTATGTTTCCTATATAATAAGACTTCTGTTATATACTCTAGGTCTCTAACTTCAAATTATTGACTCGGATCAAAATGCATTACAATTATTGCACCAACTAAACAACCCGTGAATAAgaatattgttttttcattgtGTTGTTGTAAACTGCTCTAGACAATATATTGTGTGCATGATTTTCTACACATGGTATCTGGTtactcttcaatttttgttctctGCTTCAAACTTCATTTTGGTTCTGTTTTTGTGTGAGCTGATCGTGTTTGCACTACTGACCATCGATTAGTTATGGGTCTGAAGAGGACTAAGAGGGGAAAATGCAAAGCTGCATCCGAACCTGAAGTGGTGTTTGATCAATTAAGGTTCCTCACGCCAGAAAATGAGCAAACCTTTGAAACCTTGATTAAGCGTAGGCGTATTTGGAGAGAAAGGCAAATCAATTTACAGGAACTGCATCCTTTTGTTCGTGAGAATCTACAGTCTAGGCATTGGCTGTCCCTATGTACAAACATACAACCCCCTCCAGCTGACTTGATTAGAGAATTCTATTCGAATCTATCGGTGCATGAGGATCTTGGTGGTCACAAGGTGGCATCGTCCATACGTGGTGTACCGTTTACAATAACTAGGGAGCACGTATCGAAAGCCCTTGATGTACCTATAATTTGTACACCTACTTATCCAAACTCTATGTCTCCTCGTATTGGTGATGTTATGGATGTTCTTTGTAGACGATCAAACAATCGGGATTCTGGCCGAAGTATTAGCTCAAGTGAGTTGACTGAACTTAATTATATCTTCTTTAGAATAgcttgtcacaacattttccctATCTCTTATATCCATACAATCCCTGTAGACAGGTGTATCTTGCTTTACGCCCTTGTCACCAATAgttccatttgttttccttcccttttcatTGAAACCATTGTCAAGGTGCGTAGGAGCAAGTATAAGAGGCATGCTTTGTTTTTCCCAGTTCTCATCCATAGGGTCCtcaaatatttaggattaaagaaCTTTCCTTCCCACGAGTTGGTTCACATCCAAGCCCCTATAGGAGCCAAATTTCTGAAACAGCCAACTGCCCAAAAGAAGGTTGTTGACCTCAGTGTTGGTCCATCCAACGGACCACGAGTACGGTCTACTACTGGAGATGTTCAAGATGAGGACATGCATGGGGATCCCACATCTGTTGTTGCCgaggatggtgatgatgagaTAGATGTTGACACTGTTGACGCAGCGCATACATGccctcttcctccctctcttcATGCTATGATGGAGACCATTATGACGACTCAGGCAGCCCATGGTCAGCTTCTACATGGTCTTCTTGCCGAGGTTGGAGCTATGCGAGCGGACTTAGCTCACTATAGACGTCCTGTTCCACCTTCTACACCATCTGACTCTTGATGATTCCCATTGGGTATTGTACCCAAGGGGGGGACGATTTTCAGTTCGTGGTTGCTATAACATATTTGGAGAATTGTATGAcagttctatatttttttattttagtggcAATTTGAAGAACATGGTATCCGTTGAAAgtaatttgatatattaataTGATGGTTAGTTTCATGCCCATCGTTACTATCATTAGTATTATTGAAATGGATGTAATGGtctaagaattttttatgttattatgtgATTCTATATAATATCAAGTAGATCCAAGTCTGTGtgtaaataacatttatttcataattctgTACGACGCTCACGTGTTTTTAgattatagtaattattaatacAAATGGAAGGTTTTGTGAAAGCACAATTCGTTTACAGGTTTTGATATTAACGATGAACCACCTAGGAGATTTTCCTTGGAACAATGACTGAAGCTATATCTTGACTTCAGGCAactatttttattggaggttTTGCTGAGCTTACATGTATTTTCCACTAATTGGATATTTTTGTCGATCTTAAATCAGCAATTATATTATTCTGAATTTGATCCTCGCCTGGACTATTCCTTATGcatcatattttcattacaaaatttattgatgaaaccTTGCAGTGCAGACTCGTCGAAAAAGATAAAAGCGACACTTGGCATGACCTCATTCACTCTAGCATTAGGTCTAACggatttttttaatcaaatatgaggaatccaaacaggggAAGCCCCTTACATAATATATTAGATAACAGTGAGCTAAAGATAATAAACATCGTGAAGTTTAAGTATGTTGTGAAGGACCAAACACGATTAAACAGATATAACAGTGAGCTCGAGCCACTAACATCAAAGTTCTAAGAGTAAAGTGGTGCTTTCAACCTGTAAATGTGTATGGGACGTGATTGTTTGAGAGCTCA
This genomic stretch from Quercus lobata isolate SW786 chromosome 3, ValleyOak3.0 Primary Assembly, whole genome shotgun sequence harbors:
- the LOC115981317 gene encoding B3 domain-containing protein At4g01580-like, giving the protein MASQWRRDNDDGPADRSPHFFKIILPNAVQEGKLRIPDKFVQKFGVDLSDMAFLTIPNGRKWKVKLTQHAGGVWFQNGWSEFASSHGVAVGHLLVFKYEGNSQFHVLIFDATATEIDYTLDDELQVHRIEDDESDDSSVEIIKHFYRGEGSGSAHPKKDGGVAKNLVIANAFKSENPLFTVIMRPSYVNGKDRASLPQDIINYLPRDGFTKDYTKASILPVKLQIVDRLWPVKLYIYERSGGSSCVVSAGWSAFVRENSLQVGDVCVFELIMRDGVVLNVHIFKCQD
- the LOC115981316 gene encoding uncharacterized protein LOC115981316; translation: MGRHCFYVYYDTEQYFHDLHGLSYKGESVKQKFIELKWGTHLRKMHRKIMEALRLDKESHKISTVYRAPQILVSTQVVYNSNPLGCDADVDMMWAVIKRTPQFIASDLYVTVEAVGFHGSASSQHASGVEEPHSLSVDVHPPFAYATPFSYNNQPCSAVDHLDNTKVVGATNTHDLGGSTHTYEHVQADMDGEIDIDASRDVYEEFIDTDGPVDDAEVLDVPLIENNVEDCLTIVPIPEWFTSNTWDNINDPSPALGTGHLTSWHKGDHPARGMLFKNKASVQYVLTLYSVEHNMQYKVIKSDTNRLVVRCKNEACLWSIQVNCSKKHRMWVINTCKGPHSCSSLQLPTDGRMMDSKFISIALEKYVREDLTRKVRDLRSMLHARHGNDVTMYKVWEAKQKAVARIYGDFDKSYAELPRFLAALSDANLDTVTTLKCDPHVPGTCIFNSAFWAFGPCIRGFRHCRPVISIDATHLYGKYKGKLLIAMAIDGNNEVYPLAFAVVESESMETWGWFLACLLTYVTDRTNLCIISDRHRGIQSCFDDTTRGYLQPPLTHHRYCLRHLVSNVNTNFNSVPLKNLVWNAATANQVRKFENTMDCIKNVNPAAYDYLKEVNQEKWTLVHDYGHRYGTMTTNLSECFNGVLKGARSLPITAMVKFTFYKVNSYFDERRNKTLEKLEEGQVWCKYAYDKFEENQEKAKLHIVRRMSAQQRLYTVETQSSLLNIGGGDHTHRVSLTDMTCTCGKWEANKIPCSHLIAVCAKHNHDATEYMDHFYRLEERYHSYEPIFQPLKDSLEWPEPAERRTVMPNQRLIREKGRPKSTRIRNEMDDEDRELPTSLWIENGPKLKCGLCHQEGHNRRTCPTRNVASTSHGAM